The proteins below come from a single Rosa rugosa chromosome 2, drRosRugo1.1, whole genome shotgun sequence genomic window:
- the LOC133732535 gene encoding pentatricopeptide repeat-containing protein At5g55840, translating to MLPSKTKQLSQISHTISNLRAFHGGSSPNVKSNLKENGFRNRAHRTTQTSGSDMEQSIYSILTIDRWESLNHMEYKLASLRPVHGRLALKFFNWVIEQPGLELNHLTHILSVTTHILARARMYDSARLILGHLAQLGADSKSVFGALMDTYPLCNSNPSVFDLLIRVYLREGMVGSAVETFYFMGLRGFRPSGYTCNMILASLAKDQRAASVWSFFKEMLAKNVCPDVSTFNILISVLCVEGKLNKASYLLKKMEKSGYVPNAVTYNTLLNWYCKKRRYKAANDLIDHMGSKGIEADVCTYNMLIEDLCRNSSSAKGYLLLKKMRRKKLSPNQVTYNILINGFVKEGKIGVATKVFDEMSTFNLSPNWVTYNALIDGLCRKGKLEEAFRLLDMMEAVGLKPNEVSYGAVLNGLCKHGKFNLARSTFQKMRLYGIVSGCITYTSIMDGLCKNGLLDEAVHVHSMMVQDGVNPDIIAFSVLITGFCRAGRMKHVREIMCKVYRAGLTPNKFIYSTLINYSCKMGNIIEALKIYAVMNRNGHTADHFTCNILITALCEAGNLGAAEDFMRHMSSMGLVANSSSFDCMISGYGNMGDALGAFSMFDELIRLGHHPSPFTYGSIMKGLCRGGHLEEARKFLKKLHSIPSAVDTVVYNTILSETCKSGNLQEAVVLLDEMVENNVLPDTHTYSSLLAGLCRKGKVVAAILLFGRVMEKGILSPNPIMYTCLVDGLFKIGQPKAASYLFEEMENKGLYSDTIALNVMMDGYSRMGKMMKANDLFSTMGGRRLSPNLASCNILLHGYSKKQDLLACSLVYKNMIRVKLLPDKLTCHSLILGLCESGKVDIGHKMLHKMIMEGAVPDLLTFNLLISKYSEIGKIGMAFELVSVMNLLGVSANTDTHGAILNGLFRISAFRASRSLLYEMLAKGFTPKYTHYFTIINGMCRVGDIQGAFELKDQMEALGVTSCDIAESAMVRGLAKCGKVEEAMLVLDRMLRMQLVPTTATFTTLMHKFCKEANLAEALRLRGVMEHCGVPLDVAAFNVLISGLCANGDVVAAFELYKEMKRSGLLPNTTTYTLLLAAVSSGNNHIEGEEILGDLLGKGLISGNLDGSTLTLHDQLNVAMGTLNSWRCNKWK from the exons ATGTTGCCTTCCAAGACTAAACAACTCTCCCAAATTTCCCACACAATTTCAAATCTCAGAGCTTTTCATGGTGGTTCCTCTCCAAATGTCAAAAGCAATCTCAAAGAAAATGGCTTCAGAAACAGAGCTCATAGAACCACCCAAACCTCAG GTTCAGATATGGAGCAAAGCATATACTCAATTCTCACTATAGACCGATGGGAGTCACTGAACCACATGGAGTATAAGTTGGCTTCTCTTAGACCAGTGCATGGAAGATTGGCTCTGAAATTCTTCAACTGGGTCATTGAACAGCCTGGTTTGGAACTCAATCATCTCACTCATATACTCTCTGTTACAACTCATATACTTGCTAGAGCTAGAATGTATGACTCTGCCAGGTTAATTTTGGGGCATTTAGCACAATTGGGTGCTGACTCGAAATCTGTTTTTGGTGCTTTGATGGATACTTACCCTCTTTGCAATTCAAACCCTTCAGTATTTGACCTTTTGATTAGAGTTTACTTGAGGGAAGGGATGGTTGGTAGTGCTGTAGAGACTTTTTATTTCATGGGTTTAAGGGGGTTTAGGCCGTCGGGTTATACTTGTAATATGATCCTAGCTTCATTGGCAAAGGACCAGAGGGCTGCATCGGTATGGTCTTTTTTCAAAGAAATGCTGGCTAAGAATGTTTGCCCTGATGTTAGTACTTTTAATATATTGATTAGTGTTCTATGTGTGGAAGGGAAGCTTAATAAAGCTAGTTATCTTTTGAAGAAGATGGAAAAGAGTGGCTATGTGCCTAATGCAGTTACTTATAATACTTTGCTCAATTGGTACTGCAAGAAGAGGAGGTATAAAGCAGCTAATGATCTTATTGATCATATGGGTTCTAAGGGTATTGAAGCAGATGTGTGTACATATAACATGCTTATTGAGGATTTGTGTAGAAACAGTAGTAGTGCAAAAGGTTATTTGCTGTTGAAGAAGATGAGAAGGAAGAAGTTATCTCCTAATCAGGTTACCTACAATATCCTTATTAACGGGTTTGTCAAGGAGGGGAAAATTGGTGTTGCCaccaaggtttttgatgagatgTCAACGTTTAATCTTTCACCAAATTGGGTTACTTATAATGCTCTGATTGACGGGCTCTGTCGAAAGGGTAAGCTTGAAGAAGCTTTCAGACTCTTGGACATGATGGAAGCAGTGGGACTAAAACCTAATGAAGTCAGCTATGGTGCTGTTTTAAATGGGCTGTGCAAGCATGGTAAGTTTAATTTAGCAAGAAGTACTTTTCAGAAAATGCGATTGTAtgggattgttagtggttgcaTTACGTATACATCAATCATGGATGGGTTATGCAAAAATGGGTTGCTTGATGAAGCCGTGCATGTGCATAGTATGATGGTCCAGGATGGTGTGAATCCTGATATCATAGCATTTTCAGTGCTCATAACTGGATTCTGCAGAGCTGGGAGGATGAAACATGTAAGAGAAATAATGTGTAAAGTGTATAGAGCTGGCCTTACACCGAATAAATTTATATATTCTACCTTAATCAACTACTCTTGCAAGATGGGCAACATAATCGAAGCATTAAAGATCTATGCAGTTATGAATCGTAACGGTCACACTGCCGATCATTTCACATGTAACATTTTGATTACTGCGCTTTGTGAAGCTGGGAACCTTGGTGCTGCAGAAGATTTCATGCGTCATATGAGCAGCATGGGTCTGGTTGCCAATTCCAGTTCTTTTGATTGTATGATAAGTGGGTATGGAAACATGGGTGATGCGTTAGGAGCGTTTTCTATGTTTGATGAATTGATTAGATTAGGTCATCACCCTAGTCCATTTACTTATGGAAGTATAATGAAAGGGCTATGCAGGGGTGGTCATTTGGAGGAGGCAAGGAAATTTTTGAAGAAACTCCACAGCATTCCATCTGCTGTTGATACTGTTGTGTACAATACAATACTTTCTGAGACATGTAAGTCAGGGAATTTGCAAGAGGCTGTTGTCCTTCTTGATGAGATGGTTGAGAATAATGTGCTGCCCGATACTCATACGTACAGTAGCCTTCTTGCTGGGTTATGCAGGAAGGGAAAAGTGGTTGCTGCCATCCTATTGTTTGGGAGAGTTATGGAAAAAGGAATTTTGTCACCAAATCCCATAATGTACACCTGTCTAGTTGATGGCCTTTTCAAGATTGGGCAACCTAAGGCTGCTTCATATCTATTTGAAGAGATGGAGAACAAAGGTCTGTACTCGGATACTATTGCTCTTAATGTAATGATGGATGGATACTCAAGGATGGGAAAAATGATGAAGGCAAATGATCTCTTTTCAACTATGGGGGGCCGAAGATTGTCCCCCAATTTGGCTTCTTGTAACATTCTGTTGCATGGATACTCAAAGAAACAAGACTTATTGGCATGCTCACTGGTGTACAAAAACATGATCAGGGTCAAATTATTGCCTGACAAATTGACATGTCACTCTCTTATTCTTGGATTATGTGAGTCAGGTAAGGTGGATATTGGCCACAAAATGTTGCATAAGATGATTATGGAAGGTGCTGTACCTGATCTTTTAACATTCAATTTGCTTATTAGCAAGTATTCTGAGATTGGGAAGATAGGGATGGCATTTGAGCTAGTGAGTGTCATGAATCTGTTAGGAGTTTCCGCTAATACAGACACTCATGGAGCAATCTTAAATGGACTGTTCAGAATTTCAGCTTTCCGCGCATCCCGTAGTCTTCTGTATGAAATGTTGGCCAAAGGATTTACTCCCAAGTATACACATTATTTCACTATAATTAATGGTATGTGTAGAGTGGGAGATATACAAGGAGCATTTGAGCTAAAAGATCAGATGGAAGCTCTTGGTGTCACTTCCTGTGACATTGCTGAGAGTGCTATGGTTAGAGGGCTTGCGAAATGTGGGAAGGTTGAAGAAGCGATGCTGGTTCTTGATCGCATGCTTCGAATGCAACTTGTTCCAACTACTGCTACTTTTACTACTTTGATGCATAAGTTCTGCAAAGAAGCCAACCTTGCAGAGGCTCTAAGATTGAGGGGTGTAATGGAACACTGTGGTGTGCCACTCGATGTTGCTGCTTTTAATGTTCTCATTTCAGGCCTTTGTGCTAATGGTGATGTTGTGGCTGCATTTGAGCTGTACAAGGAGATGAAACGAAGTGGTCTCTTGCCCAACACAACAACGTACACTCTTCTCCTTGCTGCTGTTTCCTCTGGTAATAATCATATTGAAGGTGAAGAGATTTTGGGAGATTTATTGGGAAAGGGGTTGATATCTGGAAATTTGGATGGAAGCACCTTAACACTGCATGACCAATTGAATGTTGCAATGGGAACATTAAACTCTTGGAGGTGCAATAAATGGAAATAA
- the LOC133734219 gene encoding transmembrane emp24 domain-containing protein p24beta2-like — MQISNCAAVTLLAFLLSLQGAFGIRFVIDRDECFSHNVLYEGDTVHLSFVVIKVDASWHYTQDGVDLLVKGPSGEQIHEFRDKTSEKFEFVTRHKGIHQFCFTNKSPYHETIDFDLHVSHFTYYDQHAKDEHFNPLLDQITKLEEALYNIQFEQHWLEAQTERQAIVNDAMSRRAIHKAFFESAGLVGASVLQVYLLRRLFERKLGMSRV; from the exons ATGCAAATTTCAAATTGTGCTGCTGTTACATTGTTGGCTTTTTTATTGAGCCTACAAGGAGCTTTTGGGATCAGATTTGTGATCGACAGAGATGAATGCTTCTCTCATAATGTTTTGTATGAAGGAGATACTGTCCACCTCTCTTTTGTTGTAATTAAGGTTGATGCATCTTGGCATTATACTCAAGACGGTGTTGATCTCCTG GTGAAGGGGCCTTCTGGTGAGCAGATACATGAGTTTCGTGATAAGACAAGCGAGAAATTCGAGTTTGTCACTCGTCACAAAGGAATCCATCAGTTTTGTTTCACCAACAAGTCACCTTATCATGAAACCATAGACTTTGACTTACATGTCAGCCATTTTACATACTATGATCAGCATGCAAAAGATG AGCATTTTAACCCTTTGTTAGATCAGATAACAAAGTTAGAGGAAGCTCTTTACAACATTCAGTTTGAGCAGCATTGGCTTGAGGCTCAGACCGAACGCCAGGCAATAG TGAACGACGCAATGAGCCGGAGGGCGATTCACAAGGCCTTTTTTGAATCAGCAGGACTTGTTGGTGCCAGTGTTCTCCAAGTTTACCTTCTTCGCCGCCTCTTTGAACGGAAGCTTGGGATGTCCAGAGTCTGA
- the LOC133732367 gene encoding protein HOTHEAD-like, with protein MMMGFSLHLLLLFVHLAICSSKQTFPYMTSNVEEVAGRSFDYIVVGGGTAGCPLAATLSEKFSVLLVERGGSPYGDPFILELKYYGYSYLVTDEYTSAAQSFVSTDGVPNFRGRVLGGSSAINGGFYGRASKDFVKKVGWDNEGVRDAYEWVESRIISKPDHLTPWSHAVALSFVEAGILPYNGFSLEHIQGTKIGATLFDNKGRRHLPADLLPAGNPSKITVLLNATVDKVIFQRTGTSDEKIAQGIRFIKSDGSSNQTYEAYLNQPDNSGSWGDVILSAGALGSPQILLLSGIGPQEHLKNFEIPLVLNLKGVGEGMKDNAATALFINYNPKNPTPEHSKAAGIADDFKIMTEATIAPASLNGTTVSFFVGKIAFPESVGKLELNSTDPRANPSVTFNYLSSEKDLAACVKMTELLELALRSKSIASFVGSNEYRNKTMPTKDELQELCKTTVRTVYHYHGGCNVGSVVDKNYRVHGVKGLRVIDGSTFLESPGTNPMATVLMLGRYQGLKILQERKDASFNNPRT; from the exons ATGATGATGGGGTTTTCATTGCATCTGTTGCTTCTATTTGTTCACTTGGCTATATGTTCTTCGAAGCAAACATTCCCCTATATGACTTCAAATGTCGAAGAAGTAGCCGGTAGATCCTTCGACTACATTGTGGTTGGCGGAGGCACTGCGGGCTGCCCCCTAGCTGCAACCTTGTCTGAGAAATTCTCAGTGCTGTTGGTGGAACGAGGTGGCTCGCCTTACGGGGACCCCTTCATCTTAGAGTTGAAGTACTACGGATATTCATATCTCGTAACTGATGAATATACATCAGCTGCACAAAGCTTTGTCTCGACAGATGGTGTTCCCAATTTCAGAGGAAGAGTGCTAGGAGGATCATCCGCTATCAATGGTGGGTTTTACGGCAGAGCAAGTAAGGATTTTGTCAAAAAGGTTGGTTGGGATAATGAGGGAGTAAGGGATGCTTATGAATGGGTGGAATCTAGAATCATCTCTAAACCTGATCATTTGACTCCGTGGTCGCATGCTGTTGCGTTAAGCTTTGTTGAAGCTGGAATTCTCCCCTATAATGGTTTCAGTTTGGAGCATATTCAGGGAACAAAAATTGGTGCTACTCTGTTCGATAACAAGGGAAGAAGACACTTACCAGCTGATCTTCTACCGGCAGGAAATCCAAGCAAGATCACAGTTCTCTTGAATGCAACCGTAGACAAAGTTATCTTTCAGAGAACTG GTACCAGTGATGAGAAGATAGCTCAAGGTATAAGATTCATCAAGAGCGATGGCAGCTCAAACCAGACTTATGAAGCTTACCTCAACCAGCCAGACAACTCGGGTTCATGGGGTGATGTGATACTATCAGCAGGAGCTTTAGGCAGCCCTCAGATTTTGTTGTTAAGTGGCATTGGCCCTCAAGAACACCTAAAAAACTTCGAAATCCCGCTCGTACTCAACTTGAAGGGAGTAGGAGAAGGAATGAAAGACAATGCTGCTACTGCACTCTTCATCAACTACAACCCGAAGAATCCAACACCAGAACATTCCAAAGCTGCTGGTATAGCAGATGACTTCAAAATCATGACCGAGGCAACAATTGCACCTGCTAGCTTGAATGGAACAACTGTTAGCTTTTTTGTTGGCAAAATTGCCTTCCCAGAATCCGTAGGAAAGCTTGAACTCAACAGCACTGACCCCAGAGCAAACCCATCAGTGACATTCAACTACCTATCAAGCGAGAAAGACTTGGCAGCATGTGTGAAGATGACCGAGCTGCTTGAGCTAGCTTTAAGGTCCAAATCAATTGCTTCTTTCGTGGGTTCGAATGAATACCGAAACAAGACGATGCCTACTAAAGACGAGCTCCAGGAACTCTGCAAGACGACTGTCCGTACCGTCTACCACTACCATGGTGGTTGCAATGTGGGGTCGGTGGTCGACAAGAATTATAGGGTTCATGGTGTTAAAGGCTTGAGAGTGATTGATGGGTCAACCTTCCTGGAATCACCAGGCACAAACCCAATGGCCACTGTGCTGATGCTTGGAAGATACCAGGGGCtcaaaattcttcaagaaagaaaagatgcTTCCTTTAACAATCCCAGAACCTGA
- the LOC133733140 gene encoding protein NOI4 — translation MSEKGRPLPKFGEWDVNDPASAEGFTVIFNKARDEKKTGGKPESPTKDAQNNVRPGVDPGRPPSKKWFCCMAQPPTQS, via the exons ATGTCG GAAAAGGGTAGACCTCtcccaaaatttggtgaatgGGATGTCAATGATCCTGCTTCAGCAGAAGGGTTTACTGTGATTTTTAACAAGGCTAGGGATGAAAAAAAGACAGGTGGCAAACCCGAGTCACCAACCAAGGATGCTCAGAATAATGTCAGGCCTGGAGTGGATCCTGGCAGGCCACCATCT AAAAAATGGTTTTGCTGCATGGCCCAACCACCTACACAATCTTGA